A genomic stretch from Solanum stenotomum isolate F172 chromosome 8, ASM1918654v1, whole genome shotgun sequence includes:
- the LOC125874947 gene encoding reticulon-like protein B22 produces MEELNSNEEIRRTINPRRKKDLRGPVPFILIICGTLVYYHCVYRNASIVSLVSAVFIVIICSLAILGLLYRQMNISVPVDPLEWQISQNTANRVLACIANTIGAAESVLRVSATGHDKRLFVKVVVTLYVLSVLGRIASGVTVAYAGLCFLCLYMLAENSQLISVCLWSQPRRKDSRETVQSD; encoded by the exons ATGGAAGAATTGAACTCTAACGAGGAGATTCGAAGGACAATAAACCCTAGGAGGAAGAAGGATTTGCGTGGTCCCGTACCCTTCATACTCATTATTTGCGGCACTCTCGTTTACTACCACTGTGTTTATCGGAATGCCAGTATCGTCTCTCTCGTCTCTGCCGTCTTTATTGTAATCATTTGTTCCCTCGCTATTCTCGGACTCCTGTATCGCCAGATGAACATTTCGGTTCCTGTGGATCCACTAGAATGGCAGATCTCACAGAACACCGCGAATCGCGTCCTTGCCTGCATTGCTAATACTATCGGCGCTGCTGAGTCTGTTCTCCGCGTTTCTGCTACTGGACATGATAAGCGCTTGTTCGTTAAG GTTGTGGTTACTCTTTATGTGCTATCGGTTTTGGGAAGGATAGCATCAGGTGTTACTGTTGCCTATGCCG GACTCTGTTTTCTTTGCCTTTACATGCTTGCTGAAAATTCTCAGCTGATCAGCGTATGTTTGTGGAGTCAACCAAGGAGAAAGGACTCAAGAGAGACAGTTCAGAGCGACTAG